From Monomorium pharaonis isolate MP-MQ-018 chromosome 9, ASM1337386v2, whole genome shotgun sequence, the proteins below share one genomic window:
- the LOC105834765 gene encoding ATP synthase subunit d, mitochondrial isoform X1: MILEYARMSRRAIKAINWSALAEKIPETEKTAFAAFKAKSDQYLRRMNMNPETPPKINWSYYKKSIPVPGLVDKFQKEYEAFKIPYPEDKYTSEVEAEEKQVHIKIEEFMKESNERIVTANKEIDRIKSLLPFSEMTMEDFRDAYPDLAINSDKPTVWPHIPEVQPENEKGRPTHH; encoded by the exons ATGATTTTAGAGTACGCGAGGATGTCACGCAGAGCGATTAAAGCGATTAATTGGTCGGCGCTTGCCGAAAAAATTCCGGAAACAGAAAAAACAGCATTCGCCGCTTTCAAAGCTAAATCTGATCAGTACTTGCGACG AATGAACATGAATCCCGAAACTCCTCCAAAAATCAACTGGTcatattataagaaaagtaTCCCAGTACCTGGGTTAGTCGACAAGTTTCAAAAAGAATATGAAGCCTTTAAAATACCATATCCAGAAGATAAATATACTTCCGAAGTTGAGGCTGAAGAAAAGCAAGTG catataaaaattgaagaatttatGAAGGAGTCAAATGAACGTATCGTTACTGCCAACAAGGAAATTGATAGAATAAAAAGTTTGCTGCCATTTTCTGAAATGACTATGGAAGATTTCCGAGATGCCTATCCAGACCTTGCTATAAACTCCGATAAACCAACCGTTTGGCCACATATTCCTGAAGTGCAGCCAGAGAACGAGAAAGGACGACCAACGcatcattaa
- the LOC105834765 gene encoding ATP synthase subunit d, mitochondrial isoform X2 — protein sequence MSRRAIKAINWSALAEKIPETEKTAFAAFKAKSDQYLRRMNMNPETPPKINWSYYKKSIPVPGLVDKFQKEYEAFKIPYPEDKYTSEVEAEEKQVHIKIEEFMKESNERIVTANKEIDRIKSLLPFSEMTMEDFRDAYPDLAINSDKPTVWPHIPEVQPENEKGRPTHH from the exons ATGTCACGCAGAGCGATTAAAGCGATTAATTGGTCGGCGCTTGCCGAAAAAATTCCGGAAACAGAAAAAACAGCATTCGCCGCTTTCAAAGCTAAATCTGATCAGTACTTGCGACG AATGAACATGAATCCCGAAACTCCTCCAAAAATCAACTGGTcatattataagaaaagtaTCCCAGTACCTGGGTTAGTCGACAAGTTTCAAAAAGAATATGAAGCCTTTAAAATACCATATCCAGAAGATAAATATACTTCCGAAGTTGAGGCTGAAGAAAAGCAAGTG catataaaaattgaagaatttatGAAGGAGTCAAATGAACGTATCGTTACTGCCAACAAGGAAATTGATAGAATAAAAAGTTTGCTGCCATTTTCTGAAATGACTATGGAAGATTTCCGAGATGCCTATCCAGACCTTGCTATAAACTCCGATAAACCAACCGTTTGGCCACATATTCCTGAAGTGCAGCCAGAGAACGAGAAAGGACGACCAACGcatcattaa